CTCGCTAGTATTTAAGCGTGCCATATGAAACCCCAGTTAAAGTTATTGTGCAGCTAGTTTTCAATCCACTGTATCAAGATGGTTttaggttcttcttcttctcgttctaAAAACCCCAAAACAAGTTTAAGTGAGGATCTCTGGCTTGAAATATTTGTTTTTCTTCCTCTCTGTTCAATCTTTAAACTCAAGTGCGCTTCAAAGGTATGGTCTTCTCTtctttcaaaccctaaattcataACTAAGTGGATTCAATTCAATCGTTATAATAAGTCTCTCCCATGTGGGTCGTATTTCATAACTATGAAACCCTATATATCAACATGAAATTCTTACTTTCACATCCAAAATCACTGGGTTCACGATTTATGTCTGGTTATGAACATGGGTTCACTTTTGAGTTCTTAAATCCAAATCCAGATGTCAAAAAGATATACCTGTTAGATTCGAGTAATGGATTGGTTTTATGTACAGGTTATGATAATACAGTGAGATATTATGTATCTAATCCACTTACCCAAAAATGGGTTTCCCTTCCACCATCTCCAAAATCCACCAGCGGTGTTATGGGTTTCACTTGTGACTCCAATAGTTGTTACAAGGTTGTGCGTATACCGAAATTTGAAGCAAATTCAAATAAATTCAGTGTtcaaatcttttcttctgatatggGTGAGTGGAATGTTTATGAAGTGACATGCACTGGAGATGTCGTCTGGTATGACTCTTACTTTAGCAATTGTGTAGTTATCGTAAATGGAGTTTTATATTGGCCTGAAGGGAAAGGTAGAATACTAGTGTACAATCTGAACAACAACAGTGATGTCCAGCAGAACAGGTTGATCAACTTCCCTTACCAGGAGTTGGAGAGTGAAGATTCTTATGGTAACAAGAGCCCTTACTGTCTTGGCGGGTCAGAGGGTTTGCTCTGTTGCGCGAGAATTATGAAAAGCCAGAAGagtttaagtgtttgggtgcttgAGGAGGGCTGGCAGTTGGTGCACAAGGATCTTGACTTGCATGATCTAGTAGCAGAAATGTTTAGCAAATTATATGTATGTGAGTTTGAAGACTGGGAAGGAGCAGAAATGCAAATTGACTATGAGAAAAGAGAAAATGAGGCTATTATGGATGTCAAGGTTTTAGGTTTCAATCCGGTAGACAAAAACATTATTATTCTCAGTTACCATTTCACTGTTTGGGCTTACAATATTCAAACTAGAAGGCATGAAGTGCTCTCTGAGCCTTCTTTCTTGGCTAACACTTCAGGTAATCGCTATAAACTCTCTGATACTAGCTACCGTGTCAGCTACCCATTTCCTCTACAGCCAATGCCAACAATACTTCTGCCAGATACTTAAGTTGATGTTAGTGTTTCAAATTTTGAATAGATAATAGAAGAATTAAGATGTATTAGGGTTTATCAAGGAATACATTTATCTGTTGAGTTTTTGCTCTTTCTATAAACTCACTGGTGTGTACTGCTGTTTTACGTACAATGCTGGCTACTGAACTCTATTGTTACTTGTGACTTCTCTCACTTGTCTAAAGTCTACGCATTTCTATTTTACCTTTAGGCTCTATTGTTGATGCTTTTCtagttactttttttttcttaaaagtcAAAACCATTATAGTTGCTTGTCTACTGCTATTTACAAAGTCTGTATGAGACAGACTAGTTAAGTGGAATGGTAAGAATTAAGATATCTGTTTTACTATGAGCGTTGTTTGCGACTTCTTTTCCTCCAAGCTGCGAAGACTTGATGTGTTGTTTCGTCTCGCGGAGCTGTAAGTTGGAACCCAGCTGTTGACGAAATGACTAAACTGA
This window of the Papaver somniferum cultivar HN1 unplaced genomic scaffold, ASM357369v1 unplaced-scaffold_65, whole genome shotgun sequence genome carries:
- the LOC113343757 gene encoding uncharacterized protein LOC113343757; its protein translation is MGFTCDSNSCYKVVRIPKFEANSNKFSVQIFSSDMGEWNVYEVTCTGDVVWYDSYFSNCVVIVNGVLYWPEGKGRILVYNLNNNSDVQQNRLINFPYQELESEDSYGNKSPYCLGGSEGLLCCARIMKSQKSLSVWVLEEGWQLVHKDLDLHDLVAEMFSKLYVCEFEDWEGAEMQIDYEKRENEAIMDVKVLGFNPVDKNIIILSYHFTVWAYNIQTRRHEVLSEPSFLANTSGNRYKLSDTSYRVSYPFPLQPMPTILLPDT